One segment of Nostoc flagelliforme CCNUN1 DNA contains the following:
- a CDS encoding acyl-CoA desaturase, with amino-acid sequence MTVQSLTSTSIGRKILVLSKRNVAFFATIHVLALLAPWYFSWSALGVAIALYWLFGSIGICLGYHRLLTHRSFQVPKALEYAFTFLGALAMQGGPIFWVAGHRLHHAFTEDVDKDPYSARRGFWWSHILWILYPRPEFFATDTYRKYAPDLARDAFYSWLDRYFLLLQLPLGVLLYLLGGWSFVVYGIFVRIVFLWHTTWLINSATHLIGNRTFETEDGSRNLWWAALLTFGEGWHNNHHAYPNVAKAGWQWWQVDVTWWAIQTLKTLGLAKKVVMPPANLN; translated from the coding sequence GTGACAGTTCAATCACTTACCTCTACCTCAATAGGTAGAAAAATCCTCGTATTGAGTAAGAGAAATGTAGCCTTTTTTGCTACCATTCATGTTCTAGCCCTGCTTGCTCCCTGGTATTTTTCCTGGTCAGCGCTGGGTGTGGCGATCGCACTTTATTGGTTATTTGGCAGTATCGGTATTTGCTTAGGCTATCATCGCTTACTAACACACCGCAGTTTTCAAGTCCCGAAAGCGTTGGAGTATGCCTTTACGTTTTTAGGCGCATTAGCCATGCAAGGCGGCCCAATCTTTTGGGTAGCGGGACATCGTTTGCACCATGCTTTTACCGAAGATGTAGACAAAGATCCCTACTCTGCCCGTCGTGGTTTCTGGTGGAGCCATATTCTTTGGATTCTCTACCCCCGCCCTGAATTTTTTGCTACCGACACTTATCGTAAATATGCTCCCGACTTGGCACGCGATGCGTTTTACTCCTGGCTCGATCGCTATTTCTTACTGCTGCAACTGCCGTTAGGAGTTCTACTGTATCTACTAGGTGGCTGGTCGTTTGTAGTTTATGGGATATTTGTCAGAATAGTTTTCCTCTGGCACACAACTTGGTTAATTAACTCAGCGACACATTTGATTGGGAATCGAACATTTGAAACCGAAGATGGATCTCGTAATCTCTGGTGGGCAGCACTCCTAACCTTTGGGGAAGGCTGGCACAACAATCACCATGCTTACCCCAATGTGGCAAAGGCTGGCTGGCAGTGGTGGCAGGTAGATGTGACGTGGTGGGCAATTCAAACATTGAAGACACTGGGGTTAGCCAAAAAAGTGGTAATGCCTCCTGCAAATCTCAACTGA
- the cruF gene encoding gamma-carotene 1'-hydroxylase CruF has product MRQLVIAERVSLIGHIVSMVFGLVGILLVVPNAQVILNLSEVGQTAMQWSMAGGGVVYMILGAVGVFLYAMRTLGLGRALAFLLPSVFISLGSELLGTSTGFPFGHYSYLSGLGYKIAGLVPFTIPLSWFYLGFVSYLLARAGLEVDKKPNLWRHISAIALGALLLTSWDFVLDPAMSQTSLPFWYWQQPGPFFGMPYQNFAGWLGTSSVFMTVTALLWRNNPINWDRYLRWALPTQLNIPLAVYLSNFGFATVMSLTAGFFVPVLLGLLLGVTPAVLLWLKGSSIPGQVPTEPPEISVAG; this is encoded by the coding sequence ATGAGACAACTTGTTATTGCTGAACGCGTAAGCCTCATTGGTCATATCGTGTCAATGGTATTTGGATTGGTAGGAATACTACTGGTTGTACCTAATGCCCAAGTAATTTTGAACTTATCCGAGGTTGGACAAACTGCCATGCAATGGAGTATGGCAGGGGGCGGTGTAGTTTATATGATTTTAGGCGCGGTAGGTGTTTTCTTGTATGCCATGCGGACTTTGGGTTTAGGTCGTGCTTTGGCATTTCTGTTGCCATCTGTATTTATTTCTCTAGGAAGTGAATTACTAGGAACCAGTACGGGTTTTCCATTTGGTCATTATAGTTACTTAAGCGGTTTAGGTTATAAGATTGCAGGTTTAGTCCCATTTACAATTCCCTTGTCGTGGTTTTATTTGGGATTTGTTTCTTACCTACTAGCACGTGCAGGTTTAGAAGTGGACAAAAAACCCAACTTGTGGCGTCATATAAGTGCGATCGCTTTGGGTGCTTTGTTACTAACCTCCTGGGATTTTGTTCTCGATCCCGCAATGAGTCAAACTTCCCTGCCCTTTTGGTATTGGCAACAACCAGGCCCCTTCTTTGGAATGCCTTACCAAAACTTTGCAGGGTGGCTGGGTACTAGCTCAGTATTTATGACTGTGACTGCACTGTTGTGGAGAAACAATCCAATTAACTGGGATCGATACCTGCGGTGGGCTTTGCCAACGCAACTTAATATACCTTTAGCAGTTTATTTAAGTAACTTTGGTTTCGCCACAGTCATGAGCTTAACAGCTGGATTCTTTGTACCCGTGTTGCTAGGCTTATTACTGGGTGTCACTCCCGCAGTGCTGCTGTGGTTGAAAGGCTCATCTATACCCGGACAAGTTCCCACTGAACCACCAGAAATCTCTGTAGCTGGTTAA
- a CDS encoding chemotaxis protein CheB, whose protein sequence is MLGHDIIVIGTSAGGLKALGAILGALPTEIDAVFFIVQHLAADKPSILPQILADVGSLPASHPVDGESIQTGRIYVAPPDYHLLVNQGSMRVVRGPQENRFRPAIDALFRSAARAYGTRVVGVVLTGYLDDGTVGLQAIKKRGGVAIVQDPNEAEYPSMAKSALRYVNVDYCLPLAEIPDLLVQLSKEPAAQEEAYPVTEEIEIESKIAEQQMNTQEFLKNVEAIGTRTTYTCPECNGSIWQIGKEQPLRFRCHTGHSFTANVFLAEQTQNLENALWSAVRVMEEKVTFSRQMAEQMRNSNLTSAATKFEDHAMNLDKEVSLVRGIILNGFATKRTIAPIEEDQPE, encoded by the coding sequence ATGCTTGGACACGACATTATTGTTATTGGGACTTCAGCAGGCGGACTCAAAGCACTGGGCGCAATCTTGGGCGCTCTGCCCACTGAGATTGATGCTGTCTTCTTTATTGTTCAGCATCTTGCAGCAGATAAGCCCAGCATTCTCCCCCAAATTCTTGCAGATGTAGGCTCTCTCCCAGCATCTCACCCGGTAGATGGAGAGTCAATTCAAACGGGGCGAATCTATGTCGCACCGCCCGATTATCACCTGTTGGTCAATCAAGGCTCGATGCGTGTCGTGCGCGGCCCTCAAGAAAACCGCTTTCGTCCCGCGATCGATGCGTTATTTCGTTCAGCCGCCCGCGCTTATGGTACAAGGGTGGTAGGTGTGGTACTCACTGGCTATCTTGATGATGGCACGGTGGGGTTGCAGGCAATCAAGAAACGGGGCGGAGTAGCGATCGTTCAAGATCCGAACGAAGCAGAATACCCCAGCATGGCCAAGAGCGCCTTGCGATATGTGAATGTCGATTACTGCCTGCCGCTTGCAGAAATCCCAGACCTACTAGTGCAGTTATCAAAGGAACCCGCCGCCCAGGAGGAGGCATATCCCGTGACCGAAGAGATCGAAATTGAATCCAAGATTGCTGAACAGCAGATGAATACCCAGGAGTTTTTAAAGAATGTAGAAGCGATCGGGACTAGAACGACTTACACCTGCCCTGAATGCAACGGCAGCATTTGGCAAATTGGCAAAGAACAGCCGTTGCGGTTTCGCTGTCATACGGGGCATTCTTTTACAGCTAATGTGTTCCTGGCAGAGCAAACTCAGAATCTCGAAAATGCGCTGTGGTCGGCTGTGCGGGTAATGGAAGAAAAGGTTACATTCTCCCGTCAAATGGCAGAACAGATGAGAAACTCCAATTTAACTAGTGCCGCAACAAAATTTGAGGATCATGCAATGAATTTGGATAAAGAGGTGTCCTTAGTTCGAGGCATAATTCTCAACGGCTTTGCCACGAAACGAACTATTGCCCCAATAGAGGAAGATCAGCCGGAGTAG
- a CDS encoding NACHT domain-containing protein — translation MVKRSLEASLAGIQQAKKAFAHKGWTQENLAFEVNLKTRQPIWRFFTGRPVERHIFIEICSVLSLNWREIAANPPEEFSESKELGTAEFLDIDALVQQVRSQRFDKIQHQCGTLQLLDVTRPVRIDDIYIDVNILEEIASLQWLEFADLQNFTSKEFDRFGLGEVSQTQIAGITAVQTYSKLRVLGKPGAGKTTFLQHLAIQCNRGKFAANRVTIFVTLRDFADKSREVGEFHLLNYICEDFLTCGISDPSVLETLLLEGRVLLLLDGLDEVLHQQSKGVVNEIRRLSEKYQKNMFVVTCRTAAKALNLRRFTDVEIAPFSQDQIVAFAQKWFTAVTKKNIQDKQEQAAEFIEKLDLPENLQFQRLAITPLFLHLACWVFHHQNKFPTQKAAFYKQCLDLLLSKWDETKAIERDEVYEGFLLPQKLKLLSQFASATFEQGNYFFEQRIVEQYISDYIGDLPNASTEPEELELDSEGVLQAIELQHGLLAERVRGIFSFSYLTFQEYLTARKIVASYNLQALKQPLERLVTHITEPRWREIFLLTVAMLRSADFLVLLMKQEIDALVAQDSYLQKFLTWASQKSLAAPHPAAIRAFYLALARTPHLTPYFAFVCIFDQDIFLDVALDNLVMECKSNFADIYGCNDALSSALAIVQDAGLHQALQQLKDLLPDPEQSKESIQTWWQTSYPAWMEQLKTAIAKHRNIQHHWHFSPQQQQVLQQYYNANQLLIDCLNSNCEITDVVRQEIEASLLPIEELSKWEWQGAGEQGSRGQGEGNSF, via the coding sequence ATGGTCAAGCGATCGCTCGAAGCATCCCTCGCCGGGATTCAACAAGCTAAAAAAGCGTTCGCTCATAAGGGGTGGACACAAGAAAATTTGGCTTTTGAAGTTAACTTAAAGACTCGCCAACCAATTTGGCGGTTTTTTACTGGGCGTCCCGTTGAGCGTCATATCTTTATAGAAATTTGTTCTGTGTTGTCGTTGAATTGGCGGGAGATTGCGGCTAATCCTCCAGAAGAATTCTCTGAATCAAAAGAACTTGGTACTGCTGAATTTTTAGATATTGATGCTCTAGTACAACAAGTGCGATCGCAACGCTTTGACAAAATTCAACACCAGTGCGGCACTTTGCAGCTATTAGATGTTACTCGCCCCGTTAGAATCGACGACATTTATATCGATGTCAACATTTTGGAGGAGATTGCCAGCCTTCAATGGTTAGAGTTTGCTGATTTGCAAAACTTTACATCAAAAGAATTTGATCGCTTTGGTTTAGGTGAAGTATCCCAGACACAAATCGCGGGGATCACGGCAGTTCAAACTTACTCAAAGCTGCGGGTGTTGGGTAAACCGGGAGCAGGTAAAACCACTTTTTTACAACATCTGGCGATTCAATGCAACCGAGGGAAATTTGCAGCAAATCGGGTGACTATTTTTGTCACCTTAAGAGATTTTGCCGACAAATCTAGAGAAGTAGGAGAGTTCCATTTACTGAACTATATTTGCGAAGACTTCCTCACCTGTGGAATTTCAGATCCATCTGTGCTGGAAACTTTGTTGTTAGAGGGTAGAGTGTTGCTGTTGCTGGATGGATTAGATGAAGTACTCCATCAACAGAGTAAGGGTGTCGTCAATGAGATTCGCAGACTATCTGAAAAGTATCAAAAGAATATGTTTGTCGTCACCTGCCGCACGGCAGCTAAAGCTTTGAACCTCAGACGCTTTACAGATGTTGAAATTGCCCCTTTTAGTCAAGATCAAATTGTTGCTTTTGCTCAGAAGTGGTTTACAGCAGTTACGAAAAAGAACATCCAGGATAAACAAGAACAAGCAGCTGAGTTTATTGAGAAACTAGATTTACCTGAAAATTTACAATTTCAAAGACTTGCTATCACTCCCTTGTTTTTGCATCTCGCCTGCTGGGTTTTTCATCACCAGAACAAATTTCCAACTCAAAAAGCTGCATTTTATAAGCAATGTTTAGACCTGCTCTTGAGCAAATGGGACGAAACTAAAGCAATTGAGCGGGATGAAGTGTACGAAGGTTTTTTATTACCACAAAAACTTAAGTTGCTGAGTCAGTTTGCTAGCGCGACATTTGAGCAGGGTAATTACTTTTTTGAACAACGCATTGTTGAGCAATATATTAGCGATTATATCGGTGATTTGCCGAATGCTTCCACAGAACCAGAGGAATTGGAATTAGATAGTGAAGGGGTACTTCAGGCGATAGAGTTGCAACATGGATTACTAGCAGAACGAGTGCGGGGGATTTTCTCTTTCTCTTATTTGACGTTTCAAGAATACCTGACTGCTCGAAAAATCGTTGCCAGTTATAATTTACAAGCATTAAAACAACCCTTAGAACGTCTGGTGACTCATATTACTGAACCCAGGTGGCGTGAAATCTTTTTGTTAACGGTTGCTATGCTGCGGAGTGCAGATTTTTTGGTACTGTTGATGAAGCAAGAAATTGATGCGTTAGTAGCTCAAGATTCATATTTGCAAAAATTTTTGACTTGGGCAAGTCAAAAGTCTCTTGCTGCTCCTCACCCTGCTGCAATTCGGGCGTTTTATCTTGCCCTGGCTAGGACTCCTCACCTTACCCCGTACTTTGCTTTTGTCTGCATCTTCGATCAAGATATTTTTTTGGATGTGGCATTAGATAACCTAGTAATGGAATGCAAATCTAATTTTGCCGATATTTATGGGTGCAATGATGCTCTGAGTAGTGCTTTAGCAATTGTTCAAGATGCTGGCTTACATCAAGCTTTACAACAACTTAAAGACCTACTGCCCGATCCAGAACAAAGTAAAGAAAGCATTCAAACATGGTGGCAAACAAGTTATCCTGCTTGGATGGAACAGTTAAAAACTGCGATCGCCAAGCATCGAAACATTCAGCATCACTGGCATTTCAGCCCACAGCAACAACAAGTATTACAACAGTATTACAATGCCAATCAGTTGCTTATCGATTGCCTTAATAGCAACTGTGAAATCACAGACGTTGTGCGCCAGGAGATTGAAGCCAGTTTATTGCCGATAGAAGAACTCTCCAAGTGGGAATGGCAGGGGGCAGGGGAGCAGGGGAGCAGGGGGCAGGGGGAAGGAAATTCGTTTTGA
- the ruvC gene encoding crossover junction endodeoxyribonuclease RuvC yields MEKRILGLDPGLAILGFGVITCTQIPNKVQETRVNMLDFGVIKTSADVEMGLRLCTLFDDLHTVMEEFKPDLVAIEKLFFYRMSSTILVAQARGIVILVLGQRRLPYVEFTPAQIKQALTGYGNADKSEVQEAVARELDLDDIPKPDDAADALAVALTASYQL; encoded by the coding sequence ATGGAAAAACGAATTTTAGGATTAGATCCAGGACTGGCAATTTTAGGGTTTGGGGTAATTACCTGCACACAAATTCCTAACAAGGTACAAGAGACCAGAGTAAATATGCTGGATTTTGGGGTAATCAAAACGTCGGCGGATGTAGAAATGGGACTGCGCTTATGTACCTTGTTTGATGATTTACACACCGTGATGGAGGAATTTAAACCAGATTTGGTTGCGATCGAGAAGCTATTCTTCTATCGGATGTCAAGTACAATCCTGGTTGCACAGGCGCGGGGTATAGTCATTCTAGTGTTGGGCCAGCGTCGTCTTCCTTATGTAGAGTTTACTCCTGCTCAAATTAAACAAGCTTTAACAGGGTATGGCAATGCCGATAAGTCGGAAGTGCAAGAAGCAGTGGCGCGGGAGTTGGATTTAGATGATATTCCTAAGCCGGATGATGCTGCGGATGCTTTGGCGGTAGCTTTGACGGCTTCTTATCAGCTGTAG
- a CDS encoding gluconeogenesis factor YvcK family protein, translated as MSIGFLRQALNALQKQSRSRTSYRVNQWFKWLSPGLSVKRWLLISIGGVLLASLGLAIWIKLTPIFWMIELFRGFLGVITNILPNYVSGPLVLLGGLLLVLWGQTRTVGSITKVLRTEGGEELIDVLLAHHRLYRGPKIVVIGGGTGLSTLLRGLKTYSANITAIVTVADDGGSSGRLRQEFGVLPPGDIRNCLAALADEEKLLTELFQYRFRAGDGLTGHSFGNLFLTAMSDITGDLEQAVAASSKVLAVRGQVLPATLSDVRLWAELADGRRIDGESSIPKAGGKIVKIGCIPANPPAVPAAIKALKEADYIIIGPGSLYTSLIPNLLVPEIADAIAQTDAPRIYICNIMTQPGETEGYTVADHIRAIDAACGQRRLFDAVLIHKKSPSEQSLMRYAQQNSHPVFLDREAVTQLGRRIVLANVLYEDETGFVRHNPEKLAQVLLRWYGRGHHGR; from the coding sequence ATGTCAATTGGTTTTCTCAGACAAGCCCTCAACGCCCTGCAAAAGCAGTCGCGTTCTCGTACTTCCTATCGGGTTAACCAGTGGTTCAAATGGTTATCCCCTGGACTATCGGTAAAACGTTGGTTGTTGATCAGTATTGGGGGTGTACTGCTGGCAAGTTTGGGATTAGCTATCTGGATTAAGCTGACCCCAATTTTTTGGATGATCGAGTTGTTTAGGGGTTTCCTGGGAGTAATCACCAACATTTTACCGAACTATGTTAGTGGGCCTTTGGTGCTGCTTGGCGGCTTGCTGTTAGTGCTTTGGGGGCAAACTCGCACTGTAGGCTCAATTACTAAGGTACTAAGAACAGAAGGCGGAGAGGAACTCATCGATGTCTTGCTGGCCCATCATCGATTGTACCGAGGCCCGAAAATAGTGGTAATTGGTGGTGGTACGGGACTTTCTACGTTGTTGAGGGGATTGAAAACCTACAGCGCTAATATTACTGCTATTGTCACTGTCGCCGATGATGGTGGATCTTCTGGGCGGTTGCGTCAAGAATTTGGAGTATTACCACCAGGGGATATTCGCAATTGTTTGGCTGCACTAGCAGATGAAGAAAAGTTATTAACAGAATTGTTTCAATACCGTTTTCGGGCTGGAGATGGGTTAACGGGTCACAGTTTTGGTAATTTGTTTTTAACCGCAATGAGTGATATTACTGGAGATTTAGAACAAGCAGTTGCAGCCAGTTCTAAAGTGCTAGCAGTACGGGGACAAGTACTACCAGCAACTCTCAGTGATGTTCGCCTCTGGGCAGAATTAGCCGATGGTCGTCGCATTGATGGGGAGTCTAGCATTCCCAAAGCTGGCGGTAAAATTGTCAAAATTGGCTGCATTCCAGCTAATCCTCCGGCAGTACCAGCAGCTATTAAGGCACTTAAAGAAGCTGATTACATTATTATTGGCCCAGGTAGCCTTTATACAAGCCTGATTCCTAATTTATTAGTACCAGAAATTGCCGATGCGATCGCTCAAACAGATGCCCCCCGTATTTATATCTGCAATATAATGACTCAACCAGGAGAAACTGAAGGCTACACCGTTGCAGATCACATCAGAGCAATTGATGCTGCTTGTGGGCAAAGACGGCTATTCGATGCTGTGCTAATTCACAAAAAATCCCCCTCGGAGCAATCACTCATGCGTTACGCCCAACAAAACTCCCATCCGGTTTTCCTGGACAGAGAAGCCGTAACTCAGCTAGGGCGAAGGATTGTTCTAGCTAATGTTTTGTATGAAGATGAAACGGGTTTTGTGCGTCACAATCCGGAGAAATTAGCACAAGTGCTATTGCGGTGGTACGGTAGAGGCCATCACGGTAGGTAG
- the tsaE gene encoding tRNA (adenosine(37)-N6)-threonylcarbamoyltransferase complex ATPase subunit type 1 TsaE has protein sequence MKMFLADTEATLRLGITLGEYLTLGSVILLEGDLGAGKTTLVQGIGKGLGITEPIVSPTFTLINEYTEGRLPLYHLDLYRLEPQEVAALNLESYWEGVEVIPGIVAVEWAERLPYKPDSYLNVSLTYGNEGTRQVELIPFNCAISEVIAAI, from the coding sequence ATGAAAATGTTTCTTGCAGATACAGAGGCGACGCTACGCTTAGGTATTACTCTTGGTGAATACCTGACTCTTGGCAGTGTAATTTTATTAGAAGGTGATTTAGGTGCTGGTAAAACTACCCTAGTTCAAGGTATTGGCAAGGGTTTGGGAATCACTGAACCTATTGTCAGTCCCACTTTCACGCTGATTAATGAATACACGGAAGGACGCCTCCCCCTTTACCACCTAGATTTATATCGCCTAGAACCACAAGAAGTTGCAGCGCTGAATTTAGAAAGTTACTGGGAAGGTGTCGAAGTCATACCAGGAATTGTGGCAGTTGAATGGGCGGAACGATTGCCCTACAAGCCAGATAGCTATCTAAATGTGAGCTTGACTTATGGAAATGAGGGCACTCGTCAAGTCGAACTCATCCCATTCAATTGTGCCATTAGCGAAGTTATTGCCGCGATTTAA
- a CDS encoding patatin-like phospholipase family protein, with protein sequence MSFKILALDGGGIRGVVAARILQQVEQEIRKQGKGNFLHEYFDLISGTSTGSILAGGIAVGKESSELIKMYKDRGKDIFPLDRKERYKNLPSIIKSIIDIFSVSKYSHDGMISVLKDAYKSTKIKDIQKPVLLILAYDTLYRNTTFFTNCHPDLGDRWYDDCYLWEICTASASAPTFFPPYKLEPVDKEKFGDWEFPHIDGGVSANNPSLAALSLVMRISQSSVSPEIKQKYKLDNLRLEDISILSIGTGQTGEPYQYKQISKWKGLDWVKNLTNIFMEPTSEIGSTICRQIMGGYDSKRYLRLQFDLNEKFKPKPKETYKDPRILLAPEERKNLFTGEKVSEEIDNTNSEIIQQLINTTSAFIDKGLTYYTRDDSGSQIKEAIASFIKNN encoded by the coding sequence ATGTCCTTCAAAATTTTAGCTTTAGATGGTGGTGGTATTCGTGGAGTCGTTGCAGCACGAATACTTCAACAAGTAGAACAAGAAATTAGAAAGCAGGGGAAAGGAAACTTCTTACACGAATACTTTGATCTGATTTCTGGCACTTCTACCGGTTCAATATTAGCAGGAGGAATTGCTGTAGGAAAAGAGAGCAGTGAACTCATTAAAATGTATAAAGATAGAGGTAAAGATATATTCCCGTTGGATAGAAAAGAGCGCTATAAAAACTTGCCGTCTATCATCAAATCAATTATTGATATATTTTCAGTATCTAAATATTCTCATGATGGAATGATTAGCGTCCTCAAAGATGCATATAAATCCACAAAAATAAAGGATATTCAAAAACCTGTTCTCTTGATTCTTGCTTACGATACGTTATATCGTAATACAACCTTTTTTACAAATTGTCATCCCGATCTGGGAGACAGATGGTACGATGACTGTTATTTATGGGAGATATGTACCGCTTCTGCTTCAGCTCCTACTTTTTTTCCACCATATAAATTAGAACCTGTAGATAAAGAAAAATTTGGTGATTGGGAATTCCCACACATTGATGGAGGAGTTTCTGCTAACAACCCCTCTCTTGCAGCTTTGAGCCTAGTTATGAGGATTAGTCAGTCTTCAGTCTCTCCAGAAATAAAGCAAAAATATAAACTTGATAATCTGCGATTAGAAGATATTTCTATCCTTTCTATTGGCACAGGTCAAACTGGCGAACCATATCAATATAAGCAAATAAGCAAATGGAAAGGCTTAGACTGGGTAAAAAATCTTACTAATATCTTTATGGAACCTACATCTGAGATTGGTAGTACGATTTGTCGGCAAATCATGGGTGGATACGATTCTAAACGTTACTTACGTCTTCAGTTTGACTTAAATGAGAAATTCAAACCCAAGCCAAAAGAGACTTATAAAGATCCTCGCATTCTATTAGCTCCAGAAGAGCGAAAAAACCTATTTACAGGGGAAAAAGTCAGTGAAGAAATAGATAACACTAACTCGGAGATTATTCAGCAGTTAATAAATACTACTTCTGCATTCATTGATAAAGGTCTTACGTATTATACCAGAGACGACTCCGGTTCTCAGATAAAAGAGGCGATCGCCTCTTTTATTAAAAATAACTAG